A DNA window from Onthophagus taurus isolate NC chromosome 1, IU_Otau_3.0, whole genome shotgun sequence contains the following coding sequences:
- the LOC111416341 gene encoding H/ACA ribonucleoprotein complex subunit 1, with amino-acid sequence MSWGRGGGGRGRGGGGGRGGGGFRGGNRNSFGGGRNFDQGPPETVIPLGYFDYPVQDDLVCKVEIEDVPFFNAPIYLENKEQIGKVDEIFGNIRDYYVSIRLGDNMNAKSFKKNQKLYIDPAKLLPLQRFLPKVPGSVQKKRGGGGRGGGGGGRGGFGGRGGGRGGFGGRGGFGGRGGGGGRGGGFSRGGRGSGGFGGRGGGFNRGGRGFGGR; translated from the coding sequence aTGTCTTGGGGACGCGGCGGTGGTGGAAGAGGTCGAGGAGGCGGTGGGGGCCGCGGCGGTGGAGGATTCCGCGGTGGCAATCGAAACAGTTTCGGAGGTGGTCGAAATTTTGATCAAGGTCCCCCAGAAACCGTAATCCCTCTAGGTTATTTCGATTACCCCGTACAAGACGATCTCGTTTGTAAAGTTGAGATCGAAGACGTTCCCTTTTTTAATGCGCCgatttatttggaaaataagGAACAAATCGGAAAAGTCGATGAGATATTCGGGAATATTAGGGATTATTACGTCAGCATTCGATTGGGGGATAACATGAATgcgaaaagttttaaaaagaatcaaaaactTTATATAGATCCTGCTAAATTATTACCGTTACAAAGGTTTCTTCCAAAAGTACCGGGGAGTGTTCAAAAGAAACGAGGAGGAGGTGGACGCGGGGGTGGGGGTGGTGGTAGAGGAGGATTTGGAGGTCGAGGCGGAGGGAGAGGGGGATTTGGGGGGAGAGGTGGATTTGGTGGGCGAGGAGGAGGTGGAGGACGTGGTGGTGGATTTAGTAGGGGTGGAAGGGGATCTGGAGGGTTCGGGGGACGCGGGGGTGGATTTAATAGGGGTGGGAGAGGGTTTGGAGGtagataa
- the LOC111416376 gene encoding glutathione S-transferase-like, with protein MSNESNSYKLTYFPIKALAEPIRFLLKYGEIEFEDFRLDVAQWPNVKDKMPFGQVPVLEMDGKMVHQSVAISRYLAKLTNLTGNNDLENLEIDAIVDTITDFRSKIAVFNTEKDDTRKEVLKDNLTKETIPYYLTRFDSITAANDGYLAIGRLTWADLYFVSLLDYCNGVLKKDIIAEYSNLVKLREKVLAIPSIKQWLLERPDSEY; from the exons ATGTCTAATGAGTCCAATTCATAcaaattaacttattttccCATAAAAGCTTTAGCGGAACCGAttcgatttcttttaaaatatggtgAAATAGAATTTGAGGACTTCCGATTAGATGTTGCACAATGGCCAAACGTAAAAGACA AGATGCCGTTTGGTCAAGTACCCGTTTTGGAAATGGATGGAAAAATGGTTCATCAAAGCGTAGCAATCAGCAGATATTTAGCAAAATTGACTAATCTCACCGGAAATAACGACTTGGAAAATTTAGAAATCGATGCGATCGTTGATACAATCACAGATTTTCGATCAa AGATAGCTGTTTTTAACACTGAAAAAGATGATACGAGAAAAGAGGTGCTCAAAGACAACTTAACCAAGGAAACGATTCCTTATTACCTAACAAGATTTGATTCTATAACGGCTGCAAATGATGGATATTTGGCTATTGGACGGTTGACTTGGGCAGATTTGTACTTTGTCAGCCTCTTGGATTATTGTAATGGAGTTCTTAAGAAAGATATTATAGCGGAGTACTCGAATCTTGTTAAATTGAGAGAAAAAGTCTTAGCAATCCCTTCTATTAAGCAGTGGTTATTGGAGAGACCGGATTctgaatattaa
- the LOC111416377 gene encoding ATP-dependent 6-phosphofructokinase isoform X2, protein MFSSNRKFIHLLTINGGKFIVERRSQLVSFQSRRTLLNVFNAISSGTNSINVGFRNEPQVVNNRSVPWTQKRFQAGAEWIQQKKQVGKVETLTFVPKPDVQKKMSEGNHVWTKGSHKGKGIALFTSGGDSQGMNAAVRSIVRMGLYLGCRMFFIREGYQGMVDGEKFIEEAKWSSVSSIIHMGGTIIGSARCKDFRTREGQKKAAKNLVKRGIQNLVIIGGDGTLTGANIFRQSWASLLDELLKDNQITQEERKKHDVLNIAGLVGSIDNDFCGTDATIGSDSALHRIIEAVDAIGYTAYSHQRTFIMEVMGRNCGYLALVGALAGEADYLFVPESPAPANWQEAMGKKLVEEREAGKRLNTIIVAEGAVDQAGQAITVQQIKDAIVKNLHQDARITILGHVQRGGRPSAFDRILGCRMGAEAVLALVESTPTSEPCVVTISGNQIIRLPLMDCVNRTKEVAKAMKNREHQKAVELRGKSFHRNLDTFRMLTRLKPPHTSGPEFTVGVVNVGAPACGINSAVRSFVRTIAYHGTKVIGIQNGFEGFAQGTTVNLGWSDVIGWVAQGGVNLGTKHSAIGNRLPLIAQKIGELKLDGLLVIGGFEAYEGVLRMYQNRDKHSQYKLPMAVIPATISNNVPGTHFSLGCDTAVNEITEICDRIRQSAAGTKRRVFVVETMGGYCGYLATLAGLASGADNAYIFEEKHAIKDLHIDVEHMGTKMAGGVQRGLVLRNEKSSQYYDTVFLHKLYAEEGKGLFSARMNVLGHMQQGGTPSPFDRNLATKMGSKVANWLATKIKEKATGPDTAVVLGIVGKQYKYTPVEALVAETDFEHRIPKNQWWLKLRPLLHILAQHESVNEDEGVYMTLKGYEHQK, encoded by the exons atgttttcgtctaatagaaaatttattcacCTTCTCACCATAAATGGAGGAAAATTTATCGTAGAACGCCGATCGCAACTCGTCAGTTTTCAGAGCAGGCGTACACTCTTAAACGTTTTTAATGCAATTTCATCGGGGACGAATTCGATAAACGTCGGTTTTCGCAATGAACCCCAAGTCGTTAATAACCGATCTGTACCATGGACCCAAAAACGTTTCCAAGCCGGCGCCGAGTgg atacaacaaaaaaagcaGGTTGGAAAAGTAGAAACTCTTACATTTGTTCCTAAGCCAGATGTACAG aaaaaaatgtCTGAAGGTAACCATGTATGGACTAAGGGATCCCATAAAGGTAAAGGGATCGCCTTATTTACCAGTGGTGGAGATTCACAG GGTATGAATGCAGCAGTAAGGTCAATAGTAAGAATGGGGCTTTACCTTGGTTgcagaatgttttttattaggGAAGGATATCAAG GTATGGTTGATGGTGAAAAATTCATTGAGGAGGCTAAATGGTCATCAGTTAGCTCTATTATACATATGGGTGGGACTATTATTGGTTCTGCAAGATGTAAAGACTTTAG GACTCGTGAGGGACAAAAGAAAGCTGCTAAAAATTTGGTAAAACGTGGTATTCAAAATTTAGTCATAATAGGCGGTGATGGTACTTTAACTGGCGCAAATATTTTCCGTCAAAGTTGGGCATCTTTATTAGACGAACTCTTAAAAGACAACCAAATTACACAAGAGGAACGAAAGAAACATGACGTTTTAAATATCGCTGGTCTTGTTGGTTCCATTGATAACGATTTTTGTGGAACTGATGCTACCATCGGCAGCGATAGTGCTCTTCATCGGATTATAGAAGCAGTGGATGCCATTGGATACACTGCTTATTCTCATCAACGTACTTTTATTATGGAAGTTATGGGTAGAAATTGTGG ttATCTAGCTTTAGTTGGTGCATTAGCCGGTGAAGCTGATTACTTATTTGTGCCGGAAAGTCCAGCACCTGCTAATTGGCAAGAGGCAATGGGTAAAAAACTTGTTGAG GAAAGGGAAGCCGGAAAACGGCTAAACACAATCATCGTAGCTGAAGGGGCTGTTGATCAAGCTGGTCAAGCAATTACCGTTCAACAAATCAAAGACGCAATCGTGAAAAATTTACATCAAGATGCGAGGATAACCATTTTAGGACATGTACAAAGAGGTGGGCGACCATCAGCTTTTGATAGAATCTTG ggTTGTAGAATGGGAGCAGAAGCTGTTTTGGCTTTAGTTGAATCAACCCCTACGTCAGAACCTTGCGTAGTCACAATAAGTGGAAATCAAATCATCAGGTTACCACTTATGGATTGTGTAAATAGAACTAAAGAAGTAGCTAAA GCTATGAAGAATAGGGAGCATCAAAAAGCTGTGGAATTAAGAGGAAAATCCTTTCATCGAAATTTAGACACATTTAGAATGCTTACAAGATTAAAACCACCGCATACAAGTGGCCct gAGTTTACTGTTGGTGTAGTTAACGTTGGAGCCCCCGCTTGCGGAATAAATTCAGCCGTACGTTCATTCGTCCGAACCATTGCTTATCATGGCACAAAAGTAATTGGAATTCAAAACGGATTTGAAGGTTTCGCGCAGGGGACTACAGTAAATCTTGGTTGGTCAGATGTAATCGGTTGGGTCGCCCAAGGCGGTGTTAACTTGGGCACGAAACATTCGGCCATTGGAAATCGTTTGCCGTTGATTGCTCAAAAAATAGGCGAATTAAAATTGGACGGTTTGTTGGTTATCGGCGGTTTTGAAGCGTACGAAGGGGTACTTAGAATGTATCAAAATCGCGATAAACATTCCCAATATAAACTCCCAATGGCTGTTATCCCCGCAACTATTAGTAACAACGTTCCTGGAACTCATTTTAGTTTAGGTTGTGATACCGCTGTCAATGAAATTACGGAAATTTGCGACCGTATCCGACAATCAGCGGCTGGAACGAAACGAAGAGTGTTTGTTGTTGAAACTATGGGGGGTTATTGTGGGTATTTAGCTACATTAGCCGGATTAGCaa GTGGTGCAGATAACGCTTATATTTTCGAAGAAAAACATGCAATTAAAGATCTTCACATAGATGTAGAACACATGGGCACAAAAATGGCTGGTGGGGTTCAAAGAGGATTAGTTTTGCGTAACGAAAAATCCTCTCAATATTACGACACCGTCTTCTTACACAAATTATACGCAGAAGAAGGAAAAGGCTTATTTAGCGCACGAATGAACGTATTGGGGCACATGCAACAAGGTGGAACTCCTTCGCCGTTCGATCGGAACTTAGCCACTAAAATGGGATCGAAAGTTGCTAATTGGTTGGCCActaaaattaaagagaaagcaACTGGTCCTGATACCGCTGTTGTTTTGGGAATAGTTGGAAAACAGTATAAATACACTCCTGTTGAAGCGCTAGTTGCGGAAACCGATTTTGA GCATCGTATACCAAAGAATCAGTGGTGGTTAAAATTGCGCCCGTTGCTTCATATTCTTGCTCAGCACGAATCTGTTAATGAAGATGAAGGTGTTTATATGACCTTGAAAGGATAcgaacatcaaaagtaa
- the LOC111416377 gene encoding ATP-dependent 6-phosphofructokinase isoform X1: MFSSNRKFIHLLTINGGKFIVERRSQLVSFQSRRTLLNVFNAISSGTNSINVGFRNEPQVVNNRSVPWTQKRFQAGAEWIQQKKQVGKVETLTFVPKPDVQKKMSEGNHVWTKGSHKGKGIALFTSGGDSQGMNAAVRSIVRMGLYLGCRMFFIREGYQGMVDGEKFIEEAKWSSVSSIIHMGGTIIGSARCKDFRTREGQKKAAKNLVKRGIQNLVIIGGDGTLTGANIFRQSWASLLDELLKDNQITQEERKKHDVLNIAGLVGSIDNDFCGTDATIGSDSALHRIIEAVDAIGYTAYSHQRTFIMEVMGRNCGYLALASGLATEADYIFFPEMPPPEDWVEQMCEKLKEEREAGKRLNTIIVAEGAVDQAGQAITVQQIKDAIVKNLHQDARITILGHVQRGGRPSAFDRILGCRMGAEAVLALVESTPTSEPCVVTISGNQIIRLPLMDCVNRTKEVAKAMKNREHQKAVELRGKSFHRNLDTFRMLTRLKPPHTSGPEFTVGVVNVGAPACGINSAVRSFVRTIAYHGTKVIGIQNGFEGFAQGTTVNLGWSDVIGWVAQGGVNLGTKHSAIGNRLPLIAQKIGELKLDGLLVIGGFEAYEGVLRMYQNRDKHSQYKLPMAVIPATISNNVPGTHFSLGCDTAVNEITEICDRIRQSAAGTKRRVFVVETMGGYCGYLATLAGLASGADNAYIFEEKHAIKDLHIDVEHMGTKMAGGVQRGLVLRNEKSSQYYDTVFLHKLYAEEGKGLFSARMNVLGHMQQGGTPSPFDRNLATKMGSKVANWLATKIKEKATGPDTAVVLGIVGKQYKYTPVEALVAETDFEHRIPKNQWWLKLRPLLHILAQHESVNEDEGVYMTLKGYEHQK; the protein is encoded by the exons atgttttcgtctaatagaaaatttattcacCTTCTCACCATAAATGGAGGAAAATTTATCGTAGAACGCCGATCGCAACTCGTCAGTTTTCAGAGCAGGCGTACACTCTTAAACGTTTTTAATGCAATTTCATCGGGGACGAATTCGATAAACGTCGGTTTTCGCAATGAACCCCAAGTCGTTAATAACCGATCTGTACCATGGACCCAAAAACGTTTCCAAGCCGGCGCCGAGTgg atacaacaaaaaaagcaGGTTGGAAAAGTAGAAACTCTTACATTTGTTCCTAAGCCAGATGTACAG aaaaaaatgtCTGAAGGTAACCATGTATGGACTAAGGGATCCCATAAAGGTAAAGGGATCGCCTTATTTACCAGTGGTGGAGATTCACAG GGTATGAATGCAGCAGTAAGGTCAATAGTAAGAATGGGGCTTTACCTTGGTTgcagaatgttttttattaggGAAGGATATCAAG GTATGGTTGATGGTGAAAAATTCATTGAGGAGGCTAAATGGTCATCAGTTAGCTCTATTATACATATGGGTGGGACTATTATTGGTTCTGCAAGATGTAAAGACTTTAG GACTCGTGAGGGACAAAAGAAAGCTGCTAAAAATTTGGTAAAACGTGGTATTCAAAATTTAGTCATAATAGGCGGTGATGGTACTTTAACTGGCGCAAATATTTTCCGTCAAAGTTGGGCATCTTTATTAGACGAACTCTTAAAAGACAACCAAATTACACAAGAGGAACGAAAGAAACATGACGTTTTAAATATCGCTGGTCTTGTTGGTTCCATTGATAACGATTTTTGTGGAACTGATGCTACCATCGGCAGCGATAGTGCTCTTCATCGGATTATAGAAGCAGTGGATGCCATTGGATACACTGCTTATTCTCATCAACGTACTTTTATTATGGAAGTTATGGGTAGAAATTGTGG ttATTTAGCTTTAGCATCAGGATTAGCAACAGAAGcagattacatttttttcccAGAGATGCCGCCACCTGAAGACTGGGTAGAACAAATgtgtgaaaaattaaaagag GAAAGGGAAGCCGGAAAACGGCTAAACACAATCATCGTAGCTGAAGGGGCTGTTGATCAAGCTGGTCAAGCAATTACCGTTCAACAAATCAAAGACGCAATCGTGAAAAATTTACATCAAGATGCGAGGATAACCATTTTAGGACATGTACAAAGAGGTGGGCGACCATCAGCTTTTGATAGAATCTTG ggTTGTAGAATGGGAGCAGAAGCTGTTTTGGCTTTAGTTGAATCAACCCCTACGTCAGAACCTTGCGTAGTCACAATAAGTGGAAATCAAATCATCAGGTTACCACTTATGGATTGTGTAAATAGAACTAAAGAAGTAGCTAAA GCTATGAAGAATAGGGAGCATCAAAAAGCTGTGGAATTAAGAGGAAAATCCTTTCATCGAAATTTAGACACATTTAGAATGCTTACAAGATTAAAACCACCGCATACAAGTGGCCct gAGTTTACTGTTGGTGTAGTTAACGTTGGAGCCCCCGCTTGCGGAATAAATTCAGCCGTACGTTCATTCGTCCGAACCATTGCTTATCATGGCACAAAAGTAATTGGAATTCAAAACGGATTTGAAGGTTTCGCGCAGGGGACTACAGTAAATCTTGGTTGGTCAGATGTAATCGGTTGGGTCGCCCAAGGCGGTGTTAACTTGGGCACGAAACATTCGGCCATTGGAAATCGTTTGCCGTTGATTGCTCAAAAAATAGGCGAATTAAAATTGGACGGTTTGTTGGTTATCGGCGGTTTTGAAGCGTACGAAGGGGTACTTAGAATGTATCAAAATCGCGATAAACATTCCCAATATAAACTCCCAATGGCTGTTATCCCCGCAACTATTAGTAACAACGTTCCTGGAACTCATTTTAGTTTAGGTTGTGATACCGCTGTCAATGAAATTACGGAAATTTGCGACCGTATCCGACAATCAGCGGCTGGAACGAAACGAAGAGTGTTTGTTGTTGAAACTATGGGGGGTTATTGTGGGTATTTAGCTACATTAGCCGGATTAGCaa GTGGTGCAGATAACGCTTATATTTTCGAAGAAAAACATGCAATTAAAGATCTTCACATAGATGTAGAACACATGGGCACAAAAATGGCTGGTGGGGTTCAAAGAGGATTAGTTTTGCGTAACGAAAAATCCTCTCAATATTACGACACCGTCTTCTTACACAAATTATACGCAGAAGAAGGAAAAGGCTTATTTAGCGCACGAATGAACGTATTGGGGCACATGCAACAAGGTGGAACTCCTTCGCCGTTCGATCGGAACTTAGCCACTAAAATGGGATCGAAAGTTGCTAATTGGTTGGCCActaaaattaaagagaaagcaACTGGTCCTGATACCGCTGTTGTTTTGGGAATAGTTGGAAAACAGTATAAATACACTCCTGTTGAAGCGCTAGTTGCGGAAACCGATTTTGA GCATCGTATACCAAAGAATCAGTGGTGGTTAAAATTGCGCCCGTTGCTTCATATTCTTGCTCAGCACGAATCTGTTAATGAAGATGAAGGTGTTTATATGACCTTGAAAGGATAcgaacatcaaaagtaa
- the LOC111416379 gene encoding translocating chain-associated membrane protein 1 → MVKPVRKNSSKNPPIFSHEFIIQNHADIVSCVAMVIVIGLMVQVTAPIASLFIALQHNVTEAGEVPLYGPGYKDWAAVFFYSLICIVIHAIIQEYVLDKVSKRLHLSKSKLAIFTNSGQLAVFYLCSTIWGFDIVLRERFIPEISLIWNNYPSPMTFMMKLYFIVQLAYCLHELPELYFQKVKKEEYTSRITRSLAGVVLITIPYFLNFNRLLICLLVLHYASELVLHIGQLIQTVDRDDKFTKVTGIVSKIVLNLARLGSIIIAVLTLWFGLAQGEQQELNIQTGYFNTPLIRLAILGGILALQMYLTFNYINQELQLIAKNSESSGGAVASKGKKKDKSKKTKKSDESDLPEVDQNTNKNLRKQKVK, encoded by the exons atggtGAAACCAGTCAGAAAGAACTCAAGTAAAAACCCTCCGATCTTCAGTCATGAATTTATCATTCAAAATCATGCGGATATCGTATCATGTGTGGCGATGGTGATTGTTATTGGCCTTATGGTTCAG GTAACAGCTCCAATAGCCTCTTTATTTATTGCTCTTCAACACAATGTTACCGAAGCCGGAGAAGTGCCTTTGTACGGACCTGGATACAAGGATTGGGCTGCTGTGTTTTTCTACAGTTTAATCTGCATTGTTATTCATGCCATTATCCAAGAATATGTTTTAGAC AAAGTATCGAAACGACTTCatctttcaaaatcaaaactgGCGATTTTCACAAATAGCGGCCAATTAGCTGTATTTTATTTGTGTTCGACTATTTGGGGTTTCGATATTGTTTTACGCGAACGATTCATTCCTGag atttcTTTAATATGGAACAACTATCCATCACCAATGACCTTCATGATGAAGTTGTACTTCATCGTCCAATTAGCTTATTGTTTACACGAACTTCCCGAACTTTATTTCcaaaaagttaaaaaggaGGAATACACAAGTAGGATAACAAGAAGTCTTGCCGGAGTCGTTTTAATCACcattccatattttttaaa tttcaatCGTTTATTGATTTGCCTCCTTGTTTTACATTACGCTTCTGAACTTGTACTTCACATTGGTCAGTTGATCCAAACCGTTGATCGTGATGACAAATTCACtaaag taacCGGAATCGTatcaaaaatagttttaaatttggcTCGTTTAGGAAGTATAATCATAGCGGTTTTAACGCTTTGGTTTGGATTGGCGCAAGGCgaacaacaagaattaaacATTCAAACCGGTTACTTTAACACCCCCTTGATTCGTTTGGCGATACTCGGTGGAATTTTAGCTTTACAAATGTACTTAACGTTCAACTACATCAATCAAGAACTTCAATTGATTGCTAAAAATAGTGAAAGTTCTGGTGGTGCAGTTGCATCGAAAGGAAAGAAGAAggataaatcaaaaaaga CTAAGAAATCTGATGAATCTGATCTTCCTGAAGTTGATCAGAACACGAATAAGAATTTGAGAAAGCAGAAAGTAAAATaa